The proteins below are encoded in one region of Paenibacillus sp. YYML68:
- a CDS encoding sugar ABC transporter substrate-binding protein: protein MKKFMKTVSITLSIAMLSMASVACGNKETDTATGSSEAKPAKLDFVWFSDGSEGKIMEGIIKEYTAKKPHVTVNMIEVPYKDLSTKLKTMVAGGQPPALARISTSELGGFANQAIDLSTSNGGLDAYTGQFIDSLKPFYVVNNKAVAAPMDVTANGLIYNKTLFDKAGVKVPTSPDQIWTWEDFTGALKQVMDKGGAKYGLVWDYTPQRWSTLLYQFGGSMMSADGTKATINNEAGVQTAEFFKKLHTDGLAPTSVWFGGENPNNLFRTGTVAAHLAGNWMISNYKDITNFEWGVTYMPKAKNRSSVPGGKFAMAFKDSGVEKEATDFINYLTTKEVNAKYTQEALFLSPRKDNAKLEYAFGKDMMELFSNELNNTVPAAAEDWSKQTIVPKFSNDLKKTISEIVADKVTAKEGLDQVAGLIDKAIQDQKK, encoded by the coding sequence ATGAAAAAGTTTATGAAAACGGTATCGATTACATTGTCAATTGCTATGCTGAGTATGGCATCTGTCGCTTGCGGGAACAAGGAGACTGACACAGCAACTGGCAGCAGCGAGGCGAAGCCCGCCAAGCTTGATTTCGTCTGGTTCTCGGATGGCAGCGAGGGCAAGATCATGGAAGGCATTATTAAGGAATACACTGCGAAAAAGCCTCACGTGACGGTCAATATGATCGAGGTTCCGTACAAGGATCTGTCTACGAAGCTGAAAACGATGGTTGCCGGTGGACAGCCGCCTGCGCTTGCCCGCATCAGTACATCTGAGCTCGGCGGCTTCGCCAATCAAGCGATCGACTTGAGCACCAGTAATGGCGGCCTTGATGCTTACACCGGACAATTCATAGACTCGTTGAAGCCCTTCTATGTGGTGAATAATAAAGCGGTGGCTGCTCCGATGGACGTCACAGCTAACGGTCTGATCTACAACAAAACACTGTTTGACAAAGCTGGTGTCAAGGTTCCGACCTCTCCAGATCAAATTTGGACGTGGGAGGACTTTACCGGAGCGCTGAAGCAGGTCATGGACAAGGGCGGCGCGAAGTATGGTCTCGTGTGGGACTACACCCCGCAGCGCTGGTCCACACTGTTGTACCAATTCGGGGGCAGCATGATGAGTGCGGACGGCACGAAAGCGACTATCAACAATGAAGCAGGCGTACAAACGGCAGAGTTCTTCAAGAAGCTGCACACGGATGGTCTTGCTCCGACGTCGGTATGGTTCGGCGGAGAGAATCCGAACAACCTGTTCCGTACAGGCACGGTGGCTGCTCATTTGGCTGGCAACTGGATGATCAGCAACTATAAGGACATCACGAATTTTGAGTGGGGTGTAACCTACATGCCGAAGGCGAAAAATCGTTCCTCGGTACCGGGCGGCAAGTTCGCGATGGCCTTTAAGGACTCGGGCGTTGAGAAGGAAGCGACCGATTTCATCAACTACCTGACGACGAAAGAGGTTAATGCCAAATATACGCAAGAGGCATTATTCCTAAGCCCGCGCAAGGACAATGCGAAGCTGGAATACGCTTTCGGCAAAGATATGATGGAGCTGTTCTCGAACGAATTGAACAATACGGTGCCTGCCGCGGCTGAGGATTGGTCGAAGCAGACGATTGTGCCGAAGTTCAGTAACGATCTGAAGAAGACGATATCCGAGATTGTCGCCGACAAGGTGACGGCGAAGGAAGGTCTGGATCAGGTCGCAGGTTTAATTGATAAGGCCATTCAAGATCAGAAGAAGTAA
- a CDS encoding carbohydrate ABC transporter permease: MSAPASAVKKTSKRRPGQSFGSIPYLFVLPNFLIFTTFIVIPTIIGFVYSFHEYDGLNPMEFVGLANYKEIFTNGEYWTALGKTSLYALIVVPVIYGLSLAVAMMLIQPIQMKGFFRSIFYWPTMISYIIVGLTWKWIFGDFGVLNYFMSLFGVEPVHFLSDSFFAGVSVIIATIWSRLGFYMVIFMAGLQAIPNDYYEAARLDGASKPRVFWSITLPLLKPTTVLVIMLSLIESFKAYPLLFALTGGGPGRETTYIVQYIYETGFAKQELGMASAMSVLLFVLISVFTALQFRLSKGGND, encoded by the coding sequence ATGTCTGCACCAGCATCGGCAGTCAAGAAGACAAGCAAGCGGCGGCCCGGTCAATCGTTCGGTTCAATCCCCTATCTGTTTGTGCTTCCTAACTTCCTGATCTTCACCACCTTTATTGTCATCCCTACGATTATCGGGTTCGTGTATTCCTTCCATGAATATGATGGGCTAAACCCGATGGAGTTCGTCGGCCTTGCTAATTATAAAGAAATATTTACGAACGGTGAATACTGGACGGCACTTGGGAAGACGTCGCTGTACGCGCTTATAGTCGTACCGGTAATTTACGGTCTCTCCCTTGCTGTGGCGATGATGCTGATTCAGCCCATTCAGATGAAGGGCTTTTTTCGATCTATTTTTTATTGGCCTACCATGATTTCCTACATTATTGTCGGCTTAACCTGGAAGTGGATTTTTGGTGATTTCGGAGTGCTCAATTACTTTATGTCATTGTTTGGCGTCGAACCCGTTCATTTCTTGTCTGATTCGTTTTTTGCTGGGGTATCCGTTATTATTGCGACGATCTGGTCAAGACTTGGCTTCTATATGGTCATCTTCATGGCAGGCTTGCAGGCAATCCCGAACGATTACTATGAGGCGGCCCGATTGGATGGGGCATCGAAGCCTCGGGTGTTCTGGAGTATTACCCTGCCGCTCTTGAAGCCGACGACGGTGCTCGTCATCATGCTCTCGCTGATTGAATCGTTCAAGGCGTACCCGCTATTATTCGCGCTTACCGGAGGAGGTCCGGGACGGGAGACGACATATATCGTGCAGTATATCTATGAGACCGGCTTTGCGAAGCAGGAGTTGGGTATGGCGAGCGCGATGTCGGTGCTGCTGTTCGTTCTGATCTCGGTGTTCACCGCCTTGCAATTCAGACTGTCCAAGGGAGGCAATGATTAA
- a CDS encoding carbohydrate ABC transporter permease, with protein MKPTAKAVLYVTLLILAALWIFPVLWIVISSFKTNQDLYSFPPRFWPEPFTMEHFTAAFDKGNFGTYFMNSLIVTVSSTILLLLINSMAGFALAKYRFKGDMILLVGFISTLMIPLEVIMIPIFKVLSFLGMFNSLLAIIIPPAATPTGVFLIRQYLLTVPDELLEAARMDGASEWRIYSRIILPICKPILAVLAIFSFMWRWDDFLWPLIGISDPSLYTIQLALSNFIGEYNVDWGSLLAMSVITMIPVLVVFVIFQRQFVNGMVTSGMK; from the coding sequence CTGAAGCCAACAGCTAAAGCTGTGCTGTACGTAACCTTGTTAATACTGGCTGCGCTGTGGATATTTCCTGTGCTCTGGATCGTCATCTCGTCCTTCAAGACGAATCAAGATCTGTACAGCTTCCCGCCGCGGTTTTGGCCGGAGCCCTTCACGATGGAGCACTTTACCGCTGCCTTCGACAAAGGCAACTTCGGCACTTATTTCATGAATAGTTTGATTGTAACCGTAAGCTCGACGATTCTGCTGCTTTTGATTAACTCGATGGCAGGGTTTGCGCTCGCTAAATATCGCTTCAAGGGCGACATGATACTGCTTGTCGGCTTCATCTCGACGCTGATGATTCCGCTGGAGGTCATTATGATCCCGATCTTCAAGGTGCTCAGCTTCTTAGGGATGTTCAACAGCCTGCTCGCAATTATTATTCCTCCTGCGGCTACACCGACAGGTGTGTTTCTCATCCGACAATATTTACTGACCGTGCCGGATGAGTTGCTGGAGGCGGCCCGGATGGACGGCGCCTCGGAGTGGAGAATTTATTCGCGCATCATCTTGCCGATCTGTAAGCCGATTCTGGCTGTGCTGGCGATCTTCTCCTTCATGTGGCGGTGGGATGATTTCTTGTGGCCGCTAATTGGGATTAGTGATCCGTCTTTGTACACGATCCAGTTAGCGTTATCTAACTTCATCGGGGAATACAACGTAGATTGGGGCAGTCTGCTTGCGATGTCGGTCATTACGATGATTCCGGTGCTGGTCGTGTTCGTCATTTTCCAGCGGCAATTCGTTAACGGGATGGTTACGTCCGGTATGAAATAA
- the glpK gene encoding glycerol kinase GlpK: protein MERYILSLDQGTTSSRAIVFNRDSEIIGTAQQEFLQLYPQPGWVEHDAEDIWESVLAVISACLSDAGLKPGQIAAIGIANQRETTIVWDRLTGKPIYHAIVWQSRQSAAICERLASRGLGPYIQDKTGLLLDPYFSATKVAWILEEVEGVRARAERGELLFGTVDSWLIWRLTGGRAHVTDYSNASRTMMYNIRELDWDQQILEWLDIPLSMLPEVLPSSYQYGVTDESLFGVEIPIAGAAGDQQAALFGQACYEEGAVKTTYGTGCFMLMNTGGEAVSSRHGLLTTIAWGIEGRVDYALEGSVFVAGSAIQWLRDGLQLLESAEESEQLAASVASTEGVYIVPAFVGLGTPYWDSEVRGAVFGLTRGTTKAHLVRATLESLAYQTKDVLEVMREDSGISLQSLRVDGGAVRNPFLMQFQSDIVNVPVERPVIHETTALGAAYLAGLAIGYWADLSDISNLWKREHTFTPRMEENRRCALYEGWKKAVRTARAFK from the coding sequence ATGGAACGCTACATTTTGTCGTTAGATCAAGGAACAACGAGCTCGAGAGCAATCGTATTCAACCGGGACAGCGAAATTATAGGCACTGCTCAGCAGGAATTCTTACAGCTGTATCCGCAGCCGGGCTGGGTGGAGCACGACGCTGAGGACATATGGGAGTCCGTGCTCGCGGTGATCTCAGCCTGCTTGTCCGATGCAGGGCTCAAGCCCGGTCAGATTGCGGCTATTGGCATTGCGAACCAGAGGGAGACGACGATTGTGTGGGACCGATTAACCGGCAAGCCGATCTATCATGCGATCGTCTGGCAGTCGAGGCAATCGGCTGCGATCTGTGAGAGGCTCGCCTCCAGGGGTCTTGGTCCGTACATTCAGGACAAAACAGGGCTACTGCTCGACCCGTACTTCTCCGCTACCAAGGTCGCGTGGATCTTGGAGGAGGTGGAGGGCGTCAGAGCACGAGCCGAACGGGGAGAACTGCTGTTCGGAACGGTCGACAGTTGGCTCATCTGGAGGCTGACAGGCGGGCGGGCGCATGTGACCGATTATTCGAATGCGTCGCGCACGATGATGTACAACATTCGTGAGCTGGACTGGGATCAGCAGATTCTTGAATGGCTGGACATCCCTCTGTCGATGCTGCCCGAGGTATTGCCCTCGTCGTACCAGTACGGCGTAACGGATGAGAGCTTATTTGGCGTCGAAATTCCGATTGCAGGGGCTGCGGGCGATCAGCAGGCTGCCTTGTTCGGTCAAGCCTGCTATGAGGAGGGTGCCGTTAAGACGACATATGGTACGGGCTGCTTCATGCTCATGAACACCGGAGGCGAGGCTGTCAGCTCAAGGCACGGTCTGCTGACGACGATTGCCTGGGGAATCGAGGGACGGGTGGACTATGCCCTCGAGGGCAGCGTATTCGTCGCAGGGTCGGCGATCCAGTGGCTGCGGGATGGGCTGCAGCTGCTCGAGAGCGCCGAAGAGAGCGAGCAGCTTGCTGCGAGCGTTGCTTCGACGGAAGGCGTGTACATCGTACCGGCGTTCGTCGGGCTTGGCACGCCGTATTGGGACAGTGAGGTCCGGGGGGCTGTGTTCGGACTGACGCGCGGCACGACGAAGGCGCATCTCGTCCGAGCTACACTCGAGTCGCTCGCTTACCAGACGAAGGATGTGCTCGAGGTTATGAGGGAGGATTCGGGCATCTCCCTGCAGTCTCTGCGAGTAGACGGCGGAGCGGTAAGGAATCCGTTCTTAATGCAGTTTCAGAGCGACATCGTGAATGTTCCTGTCGAGCGCCCGGTCATTCATGAGACAACAGCGCTCGGGGCTGCTTACTTGGCCGGTCTTGCGATAGGCTATTGGGCAGACCTGTCGGATATCTCCAATTTATGGAAGCGCGAGCATACCTTTACACCGCGTATGGAAGAGAACAGACGCTGTGCCTTGTACGAAGGATGGAAGAAGGCTGTCCGTACAGCACGAGCTTTTAAATAA
- a CDS encoding TIM-barrel domain-containing protein: MNISKKLVKLEGHEDYLELATDAAKYRIYLMNDSVIRIRCTFDEQFAPEASYALTMTAWEDHMDELVEERRRITPLRAEYEDQGTHVLMRTGQLQMTIQREPFAITIADAQGRVLHEDLKERSYLKDPQGRVYHYSCMSDEDYYYGFGEKSGYLNKKKRRMRMHNVDTIGYDSEHTDPLYKHIPFYIKFNGQAQMATGLFYHNTHDSTFDVGGERSGYWNKYSYFCADGGELDFFFMHGPTIQDVVRHYTDLTGKTILPTRYSLGYMGSTMYYTELERDSDQAILKFLDKCETEGIPCDGFFMSSGYTTGHDGKRYVFNWNYDRFPDPQRFIEEMQSKGAALAPNVKPGMLLTHPLYRQFDEAGAYIQDEKGARSETDRYWGGQASFVDFTNPNGRALWKKHLIDSFISKGVTSIWNDNNEYEIQNPHALCDFEGQKKEVSALRPILPNLMAQMAKEAIVEAAPGTRPYIVNRAGFAGIQRYAQTWAGDNSTSWHSLKFNIPVILGLGLSGVANQGCDIGGFFGPAPEPELFVRWVQNGIFQPRFSIHSCNTDNTVTEPWMYPSYTPYIRDAIQLRYMLVPYLYALLHEASVIGSPVMRPMVYEFEHDAATWEESFDFMLGRSLLVANVLEKGASTRAVYLPKGSEWVHWETRERYAGGQTIELSVSIGTIPMLIRSGAIIPLAPQLRNIHKDRIEELHLLVEPSESSSFDLYEDDGVSNRYKSGEYVRTTISVEAARDTRISFCREGSYESPVKMMLLELIVKEIAPVRVALQGLPLPMFLDATEWSVSEEGWYYDMERRAVRIKYTNVSADYDVTVSFDVKDLISI; the protein is encoded by the coding sequence ATGAACATAAGCAAAAAGCTGGTGAAGCTGGAGGGGCATGAGGACTATCTGGAGCTGGCGACCGATGCTGCGAAGTATCGCATCTATCTGATGAACGACTCGGTCATTCGTATTCGTTGCACCTTCGACGAGCAGTTCGCTCCAGAAGCATCGTACGCGCTGACCATGACGGCATGGGAAGATCACATGGACGAACTGGTCGAGGAGAGACGAAGAATAACGCCGCTGCGTGCCGAGTATGAGGATCAGGGAACACATGTGCTGATGCGAACCGGACAATTACAAATGACGATTCAGAGGGAGCCCTTCGCCATTACGATTGCGGATGCGCAAGGCCGGGTGCTTCACGAGGATCTGAAGGAGCGCTCCTACCTGAAGGACCCGCAGGGGCGCGTCTACCATTATTCATGCATGAGCGATGAGGACTATTACTATGGCTTCGGTGAGAAGAGTGGATACTTGAACAAGAAGAAGCGAAGAATGCGGATGCATAACGTCGACACGATCGGCTACGATTCCGAGCATACGGACCCTCTGTATAAGCATATTCCATTCTATATCAAGTTTAACGGTCAGGCGCAGATGGCTACGGGCTTGTTCTATCACAACACGCACGATTCGACCTTCGATGTCGGAGGCGAGCGCAGCGGATATTGGAATAAGTACAGCTACTTCTGTGCCGATGGCGGAGAGCTTGACTTCTTCTTCATGCATGGTCCAACCATTCAGGACGTCGTTCGCCATTATACGGATCTTACGGGCAAAACGATTTTGCCGACCCGATATTCGCTGGGCTATATGGGATCAACGATGTATTACACAGAGCTGGAGCGCGATTCGGATCAGGCGATCTTAAAGTTTCTGGATAAATGTGAGACTGAGGGCATTCCGTGTGACGGCTTCTTCATGTCGTCTGGCTACACGACGGGTCACGATGGCAAGCGGTATGTATTTAATTGGAATTACGATCGCTTCCCGGACCCGCAGCGTTTTATTGAAGAGATGCAGAGTAAGGGGGCTGCGCTTGCCCCGAATGTGAAGCCGGGCATGCTGCTCACCCATCCGTTATATAGGCAGTTCGACGAGGCAGGGGCCTATATACAGGATGAGAAGGGAGCACGGAGTGAGACAGACCGCTACTGGGGGGGGCAGGCGTCCTTCGTCGATTTCACGAATCCTAACGGCAGGGCGTTGTGGAAGAAGCATCTGATCGATTCGTTCATCAGCAAGGGTGTTACATCGATCTGGAACGATAACAATGAATATGAGATTCAGAACCCGCATGCGCTGTGCGACTTCGAGGGCCAGAAGAAGGAAGTGAGCGCGCTTAGACCGATACTGCCGAACTTGATGGCTCAGATGGCGAAGGAAGCGATTGTGGAGGCGGCACCTGGTACAAGGCCGTACATTGTGAACCGAGCGGGCTTCGCTGGCATTCAGCGCTATGCGCAGACATGGGCCGGAGATAACAGCACAAGCTGGCATAGCTTGAAGTTCAACATTCCCGTTATACTCGGACTGGGACTCTCAGGTGTGGCCAATCAGGGCTGCGATATCGGCGGCTTCTTCGGTCCGGCGCCAGAGCCGGAGTTGTTCGTCCGCTGGGTGCAGAACGGAATATTCCAGCCGAGATTCTCGATCCATTCCTGCAATACCGATAATACGGTGACAGAGCCGTGGATGTACCCTTCATATACACCGTATATTCGGGACGCTATTCAGCTTCGCTATATGCTCGTGCCGTATCTGTATGCCTTGCTCCACGAGGCGTCTGTGATCGGGTCGCCAGTGATGAGGCCGATGGTGTACGAGTTCGAGCACGATGCGGCTACCTGGGAGGAGAGCTTCGACTTCATGCTCGGCCGTTCGCTTCTGGTGGCGAACGTTCTGGAGAAGGGCGCGAGCACAAGAGCGGTTTATTTGCCCAAGGGTAGCGAATGGGTTCATTGGGAGACGAGAGAGCGCTATGCCGGAGGGCAGACGATTGAGCTATCGGTATCGATCGGAACGATTCCGATGCTCATCCGAAGCGGAGCGATCATTCCGCTTGCCCCGCAGCTTCGTAACATTCATAAGGATCGCATCGAAGAGCTGCACCTGCTGGTCGAGCCGTCGGAGAGCTCCAGCTTCGACCTATATGAGGATGATGGCGTATCGAACCGCTACAAGAGCGGGGAATATGTGCGAACGACGATATCCGTCGAGGCCGCTCGGGATACACGGATCTCCTTCTGCAGAGAAGGGTCCTATGAGAGCCCAGTGAAGATGATGCTCCTCGAGCTCATTGTGAAGGAGATAGCCCCTGTTCGGGTTGCGCTGCAAGGTCTTCCGCTGCCGATGTTCCTAGATGCAACGGAGTGGAGCGTGAGCGAGGAGGGCTGGTACTACGATATGGAGCGTAGAGCGGTCCGTATCAAGTACACCAACGTAAGCGCGGATTACGATGTAACGGTCAGCTTTGACGTGAAGGATTTGATTTCTATATAA
- a CDS encoding glycerol-3-phosphate dehydrogenase/oxidase, whose translation MGSFSTKARASVLQSLHQQSFDVLIIGGGITGAGIALDAVTRGMSTVLVEMQDFAAGTSSRSTKLVHGGLRYLKQLEVKMVAEVGKERTVVYENGPHVTTPEWMLLPLYENGTFGRLSTSLGLRMYDFLAGVKRSERRSMLSVQETLQREPLLKRDGLKGSGVYVEYRTDDARLTIEVMKEAVKRGAKAVNYAKVEQLLYKDGNVIGVKVKDVIHGGYYELFARRIVNAAGPWVDTLRELDGSKEKKHLQLTKGVHLVIDQSRFPLKQAVYFDTKDGRMIFAIPRDGKTYVGTTDTVYEGDIAHPRMTAEDRAYIIDAILDMFPSLNIGPDDIESSWAGLRPLIFEEGKSASEISRRDEIWESKSGLITIAGGKLTGYRRMAEMVVDRLTELFQQAGMQPFKPCVTRTMPISGGNVGGPDRFSSFIHSKTTEGVKLGMSREQAETLVRRYGSNVDRLFTLAAAYGKDAESYGLPVDVMAMLVYAMEEELTVKPIDFFNRRTGAMLFDIGWVQRYRPSVLVFMAQYLDWSTEETQRYGEELDQQLHEVVVPG comes from the coding sequence ATGGGGAGCTTCTCAACGAAAGCAAGAGCTAGTGTCTTACAAAGTCTGCACCAACAAAGCTTCGATGTGCTGATCATTGGCGGCGGAATTACAGGTGCCGGGATTGCATTAGATGCGGTCACCCGGGGAATGAGCACCGTGCTGGTGGAGATGCAGGACTTCGCAGCAGGTACGTCCAGCCGATCGACGAAGCTCGTTCACGGCGGGCTGCGCTACTTGAAGCAGCTTGAGGTGAAGATGGTTGCGGAGGTCGGCAAGGAGCGTACAGTCGTGTATGAGAACGGTCCGCATGTAACGACGCCGGAGTGGATGCTATTGCCGTTGTACGAGAACGGAACATTCGGCCGTCTTAGTACCTCGCTGGGCTTACGGATGTATGACTTCCTAGCGGGTGTGAAGCGGAGCGAGCGCCGTTCGATGCTCAGCGTACAAGAGACGCTGCAGCGCGAGCCTCTGCTGAAGCGCGACGGTCTGAAGGGCAGCGGAGTGTACGTCGAGTATCGGACCGATGATGCGCGGCTTACGATTGAAGTCATGAAGGAAGCGGTCAAGCGAGGTGCGAAGGCGGTCAATTATGCCAAGGTCGAGCAGCTGTTGTATAAGGACGGCAACGTTATCGGTGTGAAGGTGAAGGATGTCATTCACGGAGGCTACTACGAGCTATTCGCACGTCGTATTGTCAATGCAGCTGGGCCGTGGGTCGATACGCTGCGTGAGCTTGACGGCTCGAAGGAGAAGAAGCACCTTCAACTGACGAAGGGGGTGCATCTTGTCATCGACCAGTCGCGCTTCCCGCTGAAGCAGGCGGTCTACTTTGATACGAAGGACGGTCGGATGATATTCGCGATTCCGCGGGACGGGAAGACGTATGTCGGCACGACCGATACAGTGTATGAGGGTGACATCGCCCATCCGAGAATGACGGCCGAGGACCGTGCATATATCATCGATGCGATCCTAGATATGTTCCCATCCTTGAATATTGGCCCGGATGATATTGAATCGAGCTGGGCCGGACTGAGGCCGCTCATCTTCGAGGAAGGCAAGAGCGCGTCCGAGATTTCTAGGAGGGATGAGATCTGGGAATCAAAATCCGGGCTCATCACGATTGCGGGGGGTAAGCTCACCGGCTACCGGAGGATGGCTGAGATGGTCGTGGACCGATTGACGGAGCTGTTCCAGCAGGCAGGCATGCAACCATTCAAGCCGTGCGTAACGAGGACGATGCCGATCTCGGGAGGGAACGTAGGCGGCCCGGATCGATTCTCGTCGTTCATCCATTCGAAGACAACGGAAGGCGTCAAGCTCGGCATGTCGCGCGAGCAGGCAGAGACGCTTGTTCGCCGCTACGGCTCGAATGTTGACCGACTATTCACGCTTGCTGCCGCTTACGGGAAGGATGCGGAGAGTTACGGTCTTCCAGTTGATGTGATGGCTATGCTGGTGTACGCAATGGAGGAGGAGCTGACAGTGAAGCCGATCGACTTCTTCAATCGCCGCACAGGCGCCATGCTCTTCGATATCGGCTGGGTACAAAGGTATCGTCCGTCCGTCCTCGTCTTCATGGCGCAATATTTAGATTGGAGCACGGAAGAAACGCAGCGATACGGCGAAGAGCTGGATCAGCAGCTGCATGAAGTGGTCGTGCCGGGCTGA
- a CDS encoding methyl-accepting chemotaxis protein has protein sequence MKLQHVFTPAVKTLDALKYWQKFILIGLILLSPMLGMMMKIIGTLNEQVVSDMKRLDGAAYNSLVKNFIQDLQQHRGLSVSYLGGDPSMKEQYAAKQQELAEDIRAIDELDQRVGASLQASEQWTKLKEQWLSLEESMEKRTVEEAKFVQNIYIEKLLSFMNDIADNSSLTAEESLFTMYLVQSTTRTLPELTERLGQTRADGVSVLADQHISLQERMQFNALETYVNNRLQILQRETSHMFKGKPELEGQLGALYTDAVQETTKLVDIVKNNFIYVDVPSLSSEQYFEAATQTINASFKLYDAEAAVLQTILQERIDAARTSMYVRSTLLIISGLLGIYAFIGLYMSTQRVVNVLKELTSKVADGDLTTRVSLGTKDEMRSVADAFNDMVSKLRGLIEQVGLSSEQVSASSQQLHASAEQSSQATEQVAAVVQDVATGADHQLTRVSESVRTLEELSTGIGRMAESASSMSDSSRYTMEKAEEGGRSVQVTLQQMSSIEQSVEATDAVIRLFDQKSQQIQQILSVITDIARQTNLLALNAAIEAARAGEQGRGFAVVAGEVRKLAEQSSASSSQIAALVHDIQSDMKRSVAAMVHVKGEVQEGLKVTQATSSIFKEIVAATTSMAGRIEDLAATAEEMAAGSEQVNSSAAIIAEIAGQATVSSQEAASLTEEQLASMEEIAASAAHLSSMAEELQTAVSRFKL, from the coding sequence ATGAAGTTACAGCATGTGTTTACTCCAGCGGTCAAGACGCTAGATGCGTTAAAGTATTGGCAGAAGTTTATTTTAATTGGCTTGATCTTGCTCTCTCCAATGCTCGGTATGATGATGAAGATCATCGGCACCTTGAATGAGCAAGTGGTCAGCGATATGAAACGGCTAGACGGAGCCGCCTACAACAGCTTGGTCAAAAATTTCATTCAGGACCTCCAGCAACATCGGGGATTGTCGGTAAGCTATCTGGGCGGTGATCCGAGTATGAAGGAGCAGTACGCAGCCAAGCAGCAAGAGCTGGCGGAGGACATCCGAGCCATTGATGAGCTCGACCAGCGCGTTGGCGCATCCTTGCAAGCCTCCGAGCAGTGGACGAAGCTGAAGGAGCAATGGCTGTCGCTTGAAGAGAGTATGGAGAAGCGAACCGTTGAGGAAGCGAAGTTTGTCCAAAACATCTATATAGAGAAGCTGCTTAGCTTCATGAACGATATCGCCGATAACTCTTCGTTAACTGCTGAGGAGTCTCTATTCACGATGTATCTGGTTCAGAGCACGACTCGAACGTTGCCTGAGCTGACCGAGCGACTCGGGCAAACAAGGGCGGACGGCGTTAGTGTGCTGGCTGATCAACATATTTCCTTGCAGGAGCGGATGCAGTTCAATGCGTTGGAGACGTATGTGAACAACCGTCTTCAGATTTTGCAGCGAGAGACTAGCCATATGTTCAAGGGAAAGCCTGAGCTGGAGGGTCAGCTGGGGGCTCTATATACGGATGCGGTGCAGGAGACGACGAAGCTCGTAGATATCGTAAAAAATAACTTCATCTATGTCGATGTACCGTCATTGAGCTCGGAGCAATATTTCGAGGCGGCTACCCAAACGATCAACGCCAGCTTCAAGCTGTACGACGCTGAAGCAGCGGTGCTTCAGACGATATTACAGGAGCGAATCGATGCTGCACGGACGAGCATGTACGTACGTAGTACTCTGCTTATCATCAGCGGGCTGCTGGGCATCTATGCCTTCATCGGCTTGTACATGTCGACGCAGCGAGTGGTCAACGTATTGAAGGAGCTGACGTCGAAGGTTGCAGACGGCGACCTGACGACGCGTGTCTCGCTCGGAACGAAGGATGAGATGCGCTCTGTGGCTGATGCCTTCAACGACATGGTGAGTAAGCTACGCGGGCTGATCGAGCAGGTCGGGCTGTCCTCGGAGCAGGTGTCTGCCTCCTCGCAGCAGCTTCATGCCAGTGCGGAGCAGTCGAGTCAAGCGACCGAGCAGGTGGCGGCGGTTGTGCAGGACGTCGCAACGGGAGCAGACCATCAGCTTACCCGCGTCAGTGAGAGCGTGAGGACGCTGGAGGAGCTGTCAACAGGCATAGGGCGTATGGCGGAGAGCGCTTCCTCCATGTCGGACAGCTCCAGATATACGATGGAGAAGGCTGAGGAAGGGGGCCGCTCCGTGCAGGTTACGCTGCAGCAGATGAGCTCCATTGAGCAATCGGTGGAGGCGACCGATGCGGTCATTCGGCTGTTCGATCAGAAGTCGCAGCAAATCCAGCAAATTCTCTCGGTTATTACGGATATTGCCAGACAGACAAATTTGCTCGCTCTGAATGCTGCCATCGAGGCGGCACGGGCAGGTGAGCAAGGACGCGGCTTCGCCGTTGTGGCGGGAGAAGTAAGGAAGCTCGCTGAGCAATCGTCAGCCTCCTCCTCGCAGATCGCCGCGTTAGTTCATGATATTCAGAGCGACATGAAGCGGTCGGTTGCGGCGATGGTCCATGTGAAGGGTGAGGTGCAGGAGGGCTTGAAGGTGACGCAGGCGACGAGCAGCATCTTCAAGGAGATCGTAGCCGCGACGACGTCGATGGCGGGCCGGATCGAGGATCTTGCCGCTACGGCGGAGGAGATGGCAGCGGGCTCGGAGCAGGTGAACAGCTCGGCTGCTATTATAGCTGAGATAGCGGGACAAGCGACCGTCAGCTCACAGGAGGCTGCGTCGCTGACGGAGGAGCAGCTGGCCTCGATGGAGGAGATTGCGGCATCGGCTGCGCACTTGTCCAGCATGGCCGAGGAGCTGCAGACAGCTGTGTCGCGATTTAAGCTGTAG